A single region of the Ciconia boyciana chromosome 13, ASM3463844v1, whole genome shotgun sequence genome encodes:
- the NTAN1 gene encoding protein N-terminal asparagine amidohydrolase isoform X2: protein MPLLINGERIDLARPTGDMIRAYPHLEEKAKLLRSQPVQIVKPKGLLYVQQREFAVTTPKDGSGATCLTHCDGSDTEAEVSLIMSSVKSFSNTAGYGRLEVHLVGGFNDDRQLSQKLTNQLLRAFDLQPDDVHLVTFCVTELNDREEKDIHFPVIYGIAVNVKTAEIFPATFPEKGPDEDLRSAHVLTGATLTNIYDAKMEQLHIGPYFWRPFPHVDFWLEQDDKQILQNLSTSPLAEPPHFVSHIRSTLTFLKEHPFPSRSLFPDRKPRIYKKNEEGLWEQVCSDTI, encoded by the exons ATGCCGCTGCTGATTAACGGTGAGCGGATCGACCTGGCCCGGCCCACGGGGGACATGATCCGCGCCTACCCGCACCTCGAG GAAAAGGCAAAACTTCTAAGAAGTCAACCTGTTCAAATTGTGAAACCCAAAGGTCTTCTGTATGTCCAGCAGAGAGAATTTGCGGTGACTACCCCTAAAGATG GCAGTGGAGCTACCTGCTTGACACACTGTGACGGATCAGACACAGAAGCGGAGGTGTCACTCATCATGAGTTCAGTAAAATCTTTCTCTAACACCGCAGGGTATGGAAG GCTGGAAGTGCACCTAGTTGGAGGTTTCAATGATGATAGGCAGTTATCACAAAAACTTACTAATCAGCTTCTTA GAGCATTCGACCTCCAACCAGATGATGTTCATTTAGTGACTTTCTGCGTAACAg aactaaatgacagagaagaaaaggatatTCACTTTCCAGTCATTTATGGAATAG CGGTGAATGTTAAAACAGCAGAGATTTTCCCTGCAACCTTCCCAGAAAAAGGGCCAGATGAGGATTTGCGTTCAGCCCACGTTTTAACCGGAGCAACA CTGACTAATATTTACGATGCAAAGATGGAACAACTACATATTGGGCCTTATTTCTGGAGGCCTTTCCCACATGTGGATTTCTGGTTGGAACAAGATGATAAACAGATTTTACAG aatctTTCCACATCGCCCCTGGCTGAGCCACCCCACTTTGTTTCCCACATTAGATctacattaacatttttaaaagaacatccATTTCCATCTCGCTCCCTATTTCCTGACAGGAAACCTCGCAtctacaaaaaaaatgaagaagggtTGTGGGAACAGGTTTGTTCTGACACAATCTGA
- the NTAN1 gene encoding protein N-terminal asparagine amidohydrolase isoform X6: protein MPLLINGERIDLARPTGDMIRAYPHLEEKAKLLRSQPVQIVKPKGLLYVQQREFAVTTPKDGSVSILGSDDATTCHIVVLRHTGSGATCLTHCDGSDTEAEVSLIMSSVKSFSNTAGYGRLEVHLVGGFNDDRQLSQKLTNQLLRAFDLQPDDVHLVTFCVTELNDREEKDIHFPVIYGIAVNVKTAEIFPATFPEKGPDEDLRSAHVLTGATLTNIYDAKMEQLHIGPYFWRPFPHVDFWLEQDDKQILQNLSTSPLAEPPHFVSHIRSTLTFLKEHPFPSRSLFPDRKPRIYKKNEEGLWEQVCSDTI, encoded by the exons ATGCCGCTGCTGATTAACGGTGAGCGGATCGACCTGGCCCGGCCCACGGGGGACATGATCCGCGCCTACCCGCACCTCGAG GAAAAGGCAAAACTTCTAAGAAGTCAACCTGTTCAAATTGTGAAACCCAAAGGTCTTCTGTATGTCCAGCAGAGAGAATTTGCGGTGACTACCCCTAAAGATG GTTCTGTTTCCATTCTTGGATCAGATGATGCAACTACCTGCCATATAGTTGTGCTCCGACACACAG GCAGTGGAGCTACCTGCTTGACACACTGTGACGGATCAGACACAGAAGCGGAGGTGTCACTCATCATGAGTTCAGTAAAATCTTTCTCTAACACCGCAGGGTATGGAAG GCTGGAAGTGCACCTAGTTGGAGGTTTCAATGATGATAGGCAGTTATCACAAAAACTTACTAATCAGCTTCTTA GAGCATTCGACCTCCAACCAGATGATGTTCATTTAGTGACTTTCTGCGTAACAg aactaaatgacagagaagaaaaggatatTCACTTTCCAGTCATTTATGGAATAG CGGTGAATGTTAAAACAGCAGAGATTTTCCCTGCAACCTTCCCAGAAAAAGGGCCAGATGAGGATTTGCGTTCAGCCCACGTTTTAACCGGAGCAACA CTGACTAATATTTACGATGCAAAGATGGAACAACTACATATTGGGCCTTATTTCTGGAGGCCTTTCCCACATGTGGATTTCTGGTTGGAACAAGATGATAAACAGATTTTACAG aatctTTCCACATCGCCCCTGGCTGAGCCACCCCACTTTGTTTCCCACATTAGATctacattaacatttttaaaagaacatccATTTCCATCTCGCTCCCTATTTCCTGACAGGAAACCTCGCAtctacaaaaaaaatgaagaagggtTGTGGGAACAGGTTTGTTCTGACACAATCTGA
- the NTAN1 gene encoding protein N-terminal asparagine amidohydrolase isoform X3 produces the protein MPLLINGERIDLARPTGDMIRAYPHLEEKAKLLRSQPVQIVKPKGLLYVQQREFAVTTPKDGSGATCLTHCDGSDTEAEVSLIMSSVKSFSNTAGLEVHLVGGFNDDRQLSQKLTNQLLRAFDLQPDDVHLVTFCVTELNDREEKDIHFPVIYGIAVNVKTAEIFPATFPEKGPDEDLRSAHVLTGATLTNIYDAKMEQLHIGPYFWRPFPHVDFWLEQDDKQILQNLSTSPLAEPPHFVSHIRSTLTFLKEHPFPSRSLFPDRKPRIYKKNEEGLWEQVCSDTI, from the exons ATGCCGCTGCTGATTAACGGTGAGCGGATCGACCTGGCCCGGCCCACGGGGGACATGATCCGCGCCTACCCGCACCTCGAG GAAAAGGCAAAACTTCTAAGAAGTCAACCTGTTCAAATTGTGAAACCCAAAGGTCTTCTGTATGTCCAGCAGAGAGAATTTGCGGTGACTACCCCTAAAGATG GCAGTGGAGCTACCTGCTTGACACACTGTGACGGATCAGACACAGAAGCGGAGGTGTCACTCATCATGAGTTCAGTAAAATCTTTCTCTAACACCGCAGG GCTGGAAGTGCACCTAGTTGGAGGTTTCAATGATGATAGGCAGTTATCACAAAAACTTACTAATCAGCTTCTTA GAGCATTCGACCTCCAACCAGATGATGTTCATTTAGTGACTTTCTGCGTAACAg aactaaatgacagagaagaaaaggatatTCACTTTCCAGTCATTTATGGAATAG CGGTGAATGTTAAAACAGCAGAGATTTTCCCTGCAACCTTCCCAGAAAAAGGGCCAGATGAGGATTTGCGTTCAGCCCACGTTTTAACCGGAGCAACA CTGACTAATATTTACGATGCAAAGATGGAACAACTACATATTGGGCCTTATTTCTGGAGGCCTTTCCCACATGTGGATTTCTGGTTGGAACAAGATGATAAACAGATTTTACAG aatctTTCCACATCGCCCCTGGCTGAGCCACCCCACTTTGTTTCCCACATTAGATctacattaacatttttaaaagaacatccATTTCCATCTCGCTCCCTATTTCCTGACAGGAAACCTCGCAtctacaaaaaaaatgaagaagggtTGTGGGAACAGGTTTGTTCTGACACAATCTGA
- the NTAN1 gene encoding protein N-terminal asparagine amidohydrolase isoform X4 produces MPLLINGERIDLARPTGDMIRAYPHLEEKAKLLRSQPVQIVKPKGLLYVQQREFAVTTPKDGSVSILGSDDATTCHIVVLRHTGSGATCLTHCDGSDTEAEVSLIMSSVKSFSNTAGYGRLEVHLVGGFNDDRQLSQKLTNQLLRAFDLQPDDVHLVTFCVTELNDREEKDIHFPVIYGIAVNVKTAEIFPATFPEKGPDEDLRSAHVLTGATLTNIYDAKMEQLHIGPYFWRPFPHVDFWLEQDDKQILQETSHLQKK; encoded by the exons ATGCCGCTGCTGATTAACGGTGAGCGGATCGACCTGGCCCGGCCCACGGGGGACATGATCCGCGCCTACCCGCACCTCGAG GAAAAGGCAAAACTTCTAAGAAGTCAACCTGTTCAAATTGTGAAACCCAAAGGTCTTCTGTATGTCCAGCAGAGAGAATTTGCGGTGACTACCCCTAAAGATG GTTCTGTTTCCATTCTTGGATCAGATGATGCAACTACCTGCCATATAGTTGTGCTCCGACACACAG GCAGTGGAGCTACCTGCTTGACACACTGTGACGGATCAGACACAGAAGCGGAGGTGTCACTCATCATGAGTTCAGTAAAATCTTTCTCTAACACCGCAGGGTATGGAAG GCTGGAAGTGCACCTAGTTGGAGGTTTCAATGATGATAGGCAGTTATCACAAAAACTTACTAATCAGCTTCTTA GAGCATTCGACCTCCAACCAGATGATGTTCATTTAGTGACTTTCTGCGTAACAg aactaaatgacagagaagaaaaggatatTCACTTTCCAGTCATTTATGGAATAG CGGTGAATGTTAAAACAGCAGAGATTTTCCCTGCAACCTTCCCAGAAAAAGGGCCAGATGAGGATTTGCGTTCAGCCCACGTTTTAACCGGAGCAACA CTGACTAATATTTACGATGCAAAGATGGAACAACTACATATTGGGCCTTATTTCTGGAGGCCTTTCCCACATGTGGATTTCTGGTTGGAACAAGATGATAAACAGATTTTACAG GAAACCTCGCAtctacaaaaaaaatga
- the NTAN1 gene encoding protein N-terminal asparagine amidohydrolase isoform X5 codes for MSSVKSFSNTAGYGRLEVHLVGGFNDDRQLSQKLTNQLLRAFDLQPDDVHLVTFCVTELNDREEKDIHFPVIYGIAVNVKTAEIFPATFPEKGPDEDLRSAHVLTGATLTNIYDAKMEQLHIGPYFWRPFPHVDFWLEQDDKQILQNLSTSPLAEPPHFVSHIRSTLTFLKEHPFPSRSLFPDRKPRIYKKNEEGLWEQVCSDTI; via the exons ATGAGTTCAGTAAAATCTTTCTCTAACACCGCAGGGTATGGAAG GCTGGAAGTGCACCTAGTTGGAGGTTTCAATGATGATAGGCAGTTATCACAAAAACTTACTAATCAGCTTCTTA GAGCATTCGACCTCCAACCAGATGATGTTCATTTAGTGACTTTCTGCGTAACAg aactaaatgacagagaagaaaaggatatTCACTTTCCAGTCATTTATGGAATAG CGGTGAATGTTAAAACAGCAGAGATTTTCCCTGCAACCTTCCCAGAAAAAGGGCCAGATGAGGATTTGCGTTCAGCCCACGTTTTAACCGGAGCAACA CTGACTAATATTTACGATGCAAAGATGGAACAACTACATATTGGGCCTTATTTCTGGAGGCCTTTCCCACATGTGGATTTCTGGTTGGAACAAGATGATAAACAGATTTTACAG aatctTTCCACATCGCCCCTGGCTGAGCCACCCCACTTTGTTTCCCACATTAGATctacattaacatttttaaaagaacatccATTTCCATCTCGCTCCCTATTTCCTGACAGGAAACCTCGCAtctacaaaaaaaatgaagaagggtTGTGGGAACAGGTTTGTTCTGACACAATCTGA
- the NTAN1 gene encoding protein N-terminal asparagine amidohydrolase isoform X1 produces MPLLINGERIDLARPTGDMIRAYPHLEEKAKLLRSQPVQIVKPKGLLYVQQREFAVTTPKDGSVSILGSDDATTCHIVVLRHTGSGATCLTHCDGSDTEAEVSLIMSSVKSFSNTAGLEVHLVGGFNDDRQLSQKLTNQLLRAFDLQPDDVHLVTFCVTELNDREEKDIHFPVIYGIAVNVKTAEIFPATFPEKGPDEDLRSAHVLTGATLTNIYDAKMEQLHIGPYFWRPFPHVDFWLEQDDKQILQNLSTSPLAEPPHFVSHIRSTLTFLKEHPFPSRSLFPDRKPRIYKKNEEGLWEQVCSDTI; encoded by the exons ATGCCGCTGCTGATTAACGGTGAGCGGATCGACCTGGCCCGGCCCACGGGGGACATGATCCGCGCCTACCCGCACCTCGAG GAAAAGGCAAAACTTCTAAGAAGTCAACCTGTTCAAATTGTGAAACCCAAAGGTCTTCTGTATGTCCAGCAGAGAGAATTTGCGGTGACTACCCCTAAAGATG GTTCTGTTTCCATTCTTGGATCAGATGATGCAACTACCTGCCATATAGTTGTGCTCCGACACACAG GCAGTGGAGCTACCTGCTTGACACACTGTGACGGATCAGACACAGAAGCGGAGGTGTCACTCATCATGAGTTCAGTAAAATCTTTCTCTAACACCGCAGG GCTGGAAGTGCACCTAGTTGGAGGTTTCAATGATGATAGGCAGTTATCACAAAAACTTACTAATCAGCTTCTTA GAGCATTCGACCTCCAACCAGATGATGTTCATTTAGTGACTTTCTGCGTAACAg aactaaatgacagagaagaaaaggatatTCACTTTCCAGTCATTTATGGAATAG CGGTGAATGTTAAAACAGCAGAGATTTTCCCTGCAACCTTCCCAGAAAAAGGGCCAGATGAGGATTTGCGTTCAGCCCACGTTTTAACCGGAGCAACA CTGACTAATATTTACGATGCAAAGATGGAACAACTACATATTGGGCCTTATTTCTGGAGGCCTTTCCCACATGTGGATTTCTGGTTGGAACAAGATGATAAACAGATTTTACAG aatctTTCCACATCGCCCCTGGCTGAGCCACCCCACTTTGTTTCCCACATTAGATctacattaacatttttaaaagaacatccATTTCCATCTCGCTCCCTATTTCCTGACAGGAAACCTCGCAtctacaaaaaaaatgaagaagggtTGTGGGAACAGGTTTGTTCTGACACAATCTGA
- the LOC140659070 gene encoding transmembrane protein 238-like: MAAPGGLGRCVAAFWLALAFDALGLAVLLAGVFADVVFSDLLIYAGGIGIFLSLIWWVFWYAGNLEVPPEELRDDVGLAPPKGRGDSVLRGLVHGLSLRLSSAFAPAPRSCAAAADLELQRAGGPRGRPADSSRIC; the protein is encoded by the exons ATGGCGGCCCCCGGCGGGCTGGGCCGCTGCGTGGCCGCCTTCTGGCTGGCGCTGGCCTTCGACGCGCTGGGCCTGGCGGTGCTGCTGGCGGGCGTGTTCGCCGACGTAGTGTTCTCCGACCTGCTCATCTACGCGGGCGGCATCGGCATCTTCCTCAGCCTCATCTGGTGGGTGTTCTGGTACGCGGGCAACCTGGAGGTGCCGCCGGAGGAGCTGCGTGACGACGTGGGGCTGGCGCCGCCCAAGGGTCGCGGGGACAGTGTGCTGCGGGGGCTGGTGCACGGCCTCAGCCTCCGCCTCTCTTCCGCCTTCGCTCCCGCGCCGCGCTCCTGCGCTGCCGCCGCCGACCTGGAGCTGCAGCGCGCCGGgggcccgcggggccgccccgccgaCTCTAGCAG GATCTGTTGA
- the RRN3 gene encoding RNA polymerase I-specific transcription initiation factor RRN3 yields MLGGDEFISSPPRKTVRFGGTLTDILLKYEKGETTDFELLKHQLSDPDIKDAQIINWLHEFRASVAYLTKELEQLVSILLKLPWLRRSREVVEEYLGFLGNLVSAQTVHLRPCLRMIVSQFVPPRITIREDDVDISDSDDDDENVSENFNTCHRALQTVARYVPSTPQFLMPILVENFPFINKSERTLECYVHNLLRVTVYLPTLRLQILELIIEKLLKLDVSTPQQDIEDAEETANNSDSEEKSTEEGLFDMEEDEERKGNKVVSSHSERMAHPLAERLDILMTILFSYIKDVCHVNGKLDISNTKDLYRDLVSVFDKLILPTHASCHVQYFMFYICSFKLGLAEAFLDHLWKKLHDPNNPSVIRQTAGSYIGSFLARAKFIPVVTVKACLDLLVNWLHKYLDNQDTGANAYCDVALHGPFYSTCQAVFYTLIFRHKQLLDGNLRKGLSYLQSLNFERIVMCQLNPLKICIPSVVNLFAAITRKYQLVFCYTIIERNNRQFIPVVRSGTGGDLVQTCTNPLDSFFPFDPYMLKRSKKTIDPFYQFWEELSAEDLENLKKPIKRGTSEDEDDDFLKGETPQNDGVVGIAPNSYESNTRSPVSSIGSPPDCYVPYPQ; encoded by the exons ATGCTGGGAGGGGACGAGTTCATCAGCTCCCCACCCAGGAAGACGGTGCGGTTCGGGGGGACTCTGACGGATATCTTGCTGAAGTACGAAAAG GGCGAGACCACAGATTTTGAGTTGTTGAAGCATCAGCTGTCGGATCCAGACATAAAG GATGCCCAGATCATTAATTGGCTGCATGAATTTCGAGCTTCTGTTGCATATTTGACCAAAGAGCTTGAACAACTGGTCAGCATTTTGCTG AAGCTGCCATGGTTGAGAAGAAGCCGAGAGGTAGTGGAAGAATACCTGGGTTTTCTTGGCAATCTAGTGTCAGCACAAACTGTCCATCTTAGGCCATGCCTCCGTATGATTGTATCGCAGTTTGTGCCCC CTCGAATAACCATCAGAGAAGATGATGTGGATATTTCAGATtcagatgatgatgatgaaa acGTTTCTGAAAACTTTAATACATGCCATAGAGCATTGCAAACTGTTGCAAGATATGTTCCTTC GACACCACAATTTCTCATGCCGATACTTGTGGAAAACTTTCCTTTCATTAATAAATCAGAAAGGACTCTG GAATGTTATGTTCATAACCTGCTGCGAGTTACGGTGTACCTTCCAACTCTGAGGCTTCAAATTCTGGAGCTTATTATTGAAAAGCTGTTAAAGTTGGAT GTTAGTACTCCACAGCAAGATATTGAAGATGCTGAAGAAACTGCTAATAATTCTGATAGTGAGGAAAAATCTACAGAGGAGGGACTTTTTGACATG gaggaagatgaagaaaggaaaggaaacaaagttgTCTCTTCCCATAGTGAGAGAATGGCCCATCCACTTGCAGAGCGCCTTGATATTTTGATGACCATCCTGTTTTCCTATATTAAAGATGTTTGCCACGTGAATG GCAAGCTTGATATCAGCAACACAAAGGATTTGTATCGGGATCTGGTTTCTGTTTTTGACAAGCTCATTTTACCAACCCATGCTTCGTGTCATGTACAGTATTTCATGTTTTACATCTGTAGCTTTAAATTG GGGTTGGCTGAGGCATTTTTGGACCATCTTTGGAAAAAACTGCATGATCCAAACAATCCTTCAGTGATCAGGCAGACTGCTGGGAGTTATATTGGCAGCTTCTTGGCAAGAGCTAAATTTATTCCAGTGGT TACAGTAAAAGCATGCCTGGATCTTCTGGTTAACTGGTTGCATAAATACCTTGATAATCAGGATACAGGGGCTAATGCTTACTGTGATGTAGCTCTCCATGGGCCGTTTTATTCTACGTGTCAGGCAGTGTTCTATACGCTTATTTTCCGTCATAAGCAGCTTTTGGATGGCAACTTAAGGAAAG GTCTGTCATATCTGCAGAGTTTAAATTTTGAACGCATTGTCATGTGTCAGCTAAACCCTCTGAAGATTTGTATACCCTCTGTTGTAAACCTGTTTGCTGCCATTACCAG GAAATACCAGTTGGTGTTCTGCTACACAATTATCGAGAGGAACAACAGGCAGTTTATACCAGTTGTTCGGAGTGGCACTGGGGGAGACCTTGTGCAGACATGCACTAACCCACTTGACAGTTTCTTCCCCTTTGATCCCTACATGCTCAAAAG ATCAAAGAAGACTATTGATCCATTTTATCAGTTTTGGGAAGAGCTGAGTGCTGAAGATCTTGAGAATCTGAAGAAACCCATTAAAAGG GGTACTTCtgaagatgaagatgatgaCTTTTTGAAAGGAGAAACCCCTCAAAATGATGGTGTGGTTGGAATTGCTCCAAATTCTTACGAGTCAAATACCCGGAGCCCAGTGAGCAGCATTGGCTCCCCTCCAGACTGTTACGTGCCGTACCCTCAATGA